The following are encoded in a window of Pristis pectinata isolate sPriPec2 chromosome 1, sPriPec2.1.pri, whole genome shotgun sequence genomic DNA:
- the LOC127569766 gene encoding C-X-C chemokine receptor type 2-like isoform X1 — protein sequence MTARTINLDDINFDDLLENISLPDYYSPGSNVSPCQQLVISYSVSVVLAVVYSLVCFLAVMGNLVVMTVILYNRNTTSTTDVYLLNLAMADLLFALSLPFWAVDATSGWVFGDAMCKVVSILQEVNFYSGILLLACISVDRYLAIVHSAQSHNQKRSFLTKLVCGVVWVMAVLLSLPVLYKGEFIYSNRILCYEILDAESAATWRISTRFLRHIIGFLIPLGVMVFCYSVTIHRLCQTKGFQKQKAMKVVIAVVLAFLVCWLPHNVTVFTDTLLRSKLIADSCARRHHIDRALSATQCWAFLHSCINPILYAFIGVKFRRNLLKLLADKGLVKEREESQFRRSVQSSVNGTTSTTI from the coding sequence atgaCTGCCAGGACAATAAATCTTGATGACATCAATTTCGATGATCTTCTTGAAAATATCTCCCTCCCTGATTACTACAGTCCTGGGTCAAATGTGTCGCCCTGTCAACAATTAGTTATCAGTTATTCTGTCAGTGTTGTGTTGGCTGTTGTCTACAGCCTGGTGTGTTTTCTCGCCGTGATGGGGAACCTGGTGGTAATGACCGTCATACTTTACAACCGAAACACGACATCGACCACGGATGTCTACCTGCTCAATCTGGCCATGGCAGACCTCCTCTTTGCCCTCTCTCTGCCCTTCTGGGCAGTAGATGCCACATCAGGGTGGGTGTTTGGTGACGCCATGTGTAAGGTTGTCAGCATATTACAGGAGGTGAACTTTTACAGTGGGATCCTGCTGCTGGCCTGCATCAGTGTGGACCGTTACCTGGCCATTGTCCACTCTGCCCAGTCCCACAACCAGAAGAGGTCGTTTCTGACCAAACTGGTCTGTGGTGTTGTGTGGGTGATGGCCGTTCTGCTATCCTTACCCGTTCTCTACAAGGGCGAGTTCATTTACTCCAACAGAATCCTGTGTTATGAGATCCTCGATGCTGAATCAGCCGCAACCTGGAGAATCAGCACCAGGTTCCTGCGCCACATCATTGGGTTCCTCATCCCACTGGGGGTCATGGTCTTCTGCTACAGTGTCACCATCCACAGACTGTGTCAGACTAAGGGTTTCCAGAAACAGAAAGCCATGAAGGTCGTTATCGCCGTGGTGCTCGCTTTCCTGGTCTGTTGGCTGCCCCACAATGTAACTGTGTTCACCGACACTCTGTTGAGGAGCAAACTCATCGCCGACAGTTGTGCCAGGCGCCACCACATCGACAGGGCTCTGTCTGCCACCCAGTGTTGGGCATTCCTGCACAGCTGCATTAACCCAATCTTGTATGCGTTCATCGGGGTGAAATTCCGGAGAAACCTGCTCAAACTCTTGGCTGATAAAGGACTGgtgaaggaaagggaagagtctCAGTTCAGGAG